In one Desulfomicrobium escambiense DSM 10707 genomic region, the following are encoded:
- a CDS encoding energy-coupling factor ABC transporter ATP-binding protein — translation MSEPSLFALENVSFAYPSGREVLRDVNFAFEPGRKIGLYGSNGSGKTTLFHIIMGLAAPSTGRVLFHGVPVSGERQFRALRREVGLVMQNAEDQLFNPTVLDDVAFGPLNLGLSADEARDRAEDTLRELGLAGFGSRLTHRLSGGEKKLVSLATVLSMRPSVLLLDEPTNGLDPQTRERIIEILGALPTARIIISHDWDFLAQTTTRFMTIKDGSLLTDIPHLPHRHVHAHPLGNEPHHHHD, via the coding sequence GTGTCTGAACCGTCCCTTTTCGCCCTGGAAAACGTGTCCTTCGCCTACCCTTCGGGGCGCGAGGTCCTGCGCGACGTGAACTTCGCCTTCGAACCCGGCCGCAAGATCGGCCTCTACGGATCCAACGGCAGCGGCAAAACGACCCTTTTCCATATCATCATGGGCCTCGCGGCGCCTTCGACGGGGAGGGTGCTCTTCCACGGCGTCCCCGTGAGCGGCGAAAGGCAGTTCCGCGCCCTGCGCCGCGAAGTGGGCCTGGTCATGCAGAACGCCGAGGACCAGCTCTTCAACCCCACGGTCCTCGACGACGTGGCCTTCGGCCCCCTGAACCTCGGGCTGTCGGCCGACGAGGCGAGGGATCGAGCGGAGGATACCCTGCGGGAACTGGGCCTTGCGGGCTTCGGAAGCCGTCTGACCCACCGTCTTTCGGGCGGCGAGAAGAAGCTCGTCTCCCTGGCCACGGTCCTGTCCATGCGGCCGAGCGTCCTGCTCCTGGACGAGCCGACCAACGGCCTGGACCCGCAGACCCGGGAGCGCATCATCGAAATCCTGGGCGCCCTGCCCACGGCGCGCATCATCATCTCCCACGACTGGGACTTCCTGGCGCAGACCACGACACGGTTCATGACCATCAAGGACGGCAGCCTGCTGACCGACATCCCCCACCTGCCGCACCGCCACGTGCACGCCCATCCCCTGGGAAACGAGCCGCACCATCACCACGACTAG
- the cbiQ gene encoding cobalt ECF transporter T component CbiQ, producing MFDEPFACGDSPVHGLDPRVRLAAATFFSVCVALLKAPAAAGAALLLAATVLALSRPPALLLVRRLAVVNAFILFLWATVPATMPGQELLTVGPLSFSREGVALAWLVTLKSNAILLAFLALAATMNAPTMGHAMDRLGVPPKLVFLFLFTYRYLHVIADEWRRLITAARLRGFAPRTGMHSYRTIAHLLAMVLVGSFDRSGRVYQAMVLRGFSGRFASVVRFRARTRDALFALFWLAATAALTVMDLYPEALGV from the coding sequence GTGTTTGACGAGCCTTTCGCCTGCGGCGACTCCCCCGTGCACGGGCTCGACCCCAGGGTGCGCCTGGCCGCGGCAACCTTTTTTTCCGTCTGCGTGGCGCTCCTGAAAGCGCCGGCCGCCGCAGGCGCCGCCCTGCTCCTGGCCGCGACGGTCCTCGCCCTGAGCCGGCCGCCGGCGCTCCTGCTGGTCAGGCGCCTGGCCGTGGTCAACGCCTTCATCCTCTTTCTGTGGGCCACGGTGCCCGCAACCATGCCCGGTCAGGAACTGCTGACCGTGGGGCCCCTCTCCTTCAGCCGCGAGGGCGTGGCCCTGGCCTGGCTCGTGACCCTCAAGTCCAACGCCATCCTGCTGGCCTTCCTGGCCCTAGCCGCGACCATGAACGCCCCGACCATGGGACACGCCATGGACCGTCTGGGCGTGCCGCCCAAGCTGGTCTTTCTCTTCCTCTTCACCTATCGCTACCTGCACGTCATCGCCGACGAATGGCGGCGGCTGATCACGGCGGCCAGGCTGCGCGGCTTCGCACCCCGGACCGGCATGCACAGCTACCGGACCATCGCCCATCTGCTGGCCATGGTCCTGGTCGGCAGCTTCGACCGTTCAGGTCGCGTCTACCAGGCCATGGTCCTGCGCGGGTTCTCCGGACGCTTCGCATCCGTGGTACGCTTCCGGGCCAGGACCCGCGACGCACTCTTCGCCCTGTTCTGGCTGGCGGCCACGGCCGCGCTCACCGTGATGGACCTGTACCCGGAGGCCCTTGGTGTCTGA
- the cbiM gene encoding cobalt transporter CbiM translates to MHISEGVLSPAILGAGAALAAAGTAVGLRHLDYDRLMTVAILSAAFFVGSLIHVPIGPASAHLILNGLLGAILGWAAFPAILVALVLQSVLFQYGGFTVLGVNTFNMAFPAVLCFYLLRPLLTRNARLRTAGAFCCGALSVAGAGLLTALSLSFTSEGFLQAARILFVAHIPVMIAEGIVTALAVSFLARVRPELLNLT, encoded by the coding sequence GTGCACATTTCCGAAGGAGTCCTCTCCCCCGCCATCCTGGGCGCCGGCGCGGCCCTGGCCGCCGCAGGAACGGCCGTGGGCCTGCGCCACCTCGACTACGACCGGCTCATGACCGTGGCCATCCTGTCCGCGGCCTTTTTCGTCGGCTCCCTCATCCATGTGCCCATCGGCCCGGCCAGCGCCCACCTCATCCTGAACGGCCTCCTGGGCGCGATCCTGGGCTGGGCAGCCTTCCCGGCCATCCTCGTGGCCCTGGTCCTGCAGTCCGTACTTTTCCAATACGGCGGTTTCACGGTTCTGGGGGTCAACACCTTCAACATGGCCTTCCCGGCCGTGCTGTGCTTTTACCTGCTGCGGCCCCTGCTGACGCGAAACGCCCGGCTGCGCACCGCGGGCGCGTTCTGCTGCGGAGCCCTGTCCGTGGCCGGGGCCGGGTTGCTGACCGCCCTGTCCCTGTCCTTCACCAGCGAAGGCTTTCTGCAGGCCGCGCGCATCCTCTTCGTTGCCCACATTCCGGTCATGATCGCGGAAGGGATCGTCACCGCGCTGGCCGTGTCCTTTCTGGCCCGAGTGCGGCCGGAACTTCTGAACCTCACCTGA
- a CDS encoding DUF4198 domain-containing protein has translation MMRIFLLCFTLVFCAANSALAHFGMLIPSAGSVADKKDAALTLTLSFSHPMEMVGMPLASPASFKVFADGESADLLPALKPAKVMGNEAWSAGYAVTKPGVYQFVMEPKPYWEPAEDCFIVHITKTVVPAFGEEEGWDRPLGLKTEIVPLTRPFGNYVGNVFQGQVLLDGKPVPGAMVEVEFYNRDGKREAPNDYMITQVVKADEGGVFTYGVPFAGWWGFAALNTADAKMDHDGSPKDVELGAVLWTEFLEPMRK, from the coding sequence ATGATGAGAATCTTTCTGCTCTGTTTCACCCTGGTCTTCTGCGCCGCCAACTCGGCCCTGGCGCATTTCGGCATGCTCATTCCCTCCGCGGGCAGCGTCGCGGACAAGAAGGACGCGGCCCTGACCCTGACCCTGTCCTTTTCCCACCCCATGGAAATGGTCGGCATGCCGCTGGCCTCCCCCGCATCCTTTAAGGTCTTCGCCGACGGGGAATCCGCGGACCTGCTGCCTGCCCTGAAACCTGCAAAGGTCATGGGCAACGAGGCCTGGAGCGCCGGCTACGCCGTCACGAAGCCCGGCGTGTACCAGTTCGTCATGGAGCCCAAGCCCTACTGGGAGCCGGCTGAGGACTGCTTCATCGTCCACATCACCAAGACCGTCGTGCCGGCTTTCGGCGAAGAGGAGGGCTGGGACCGCCCCCTGGGCCTCAAGACCGAGATCGTGCCCCTGACCCGCCCCTTCGGCAATTACGTGGGCAACGTCTTCCAGGGACAGGTGCTCCTCGACGGCAAGCCCGTGCCCGGAGCCATGGTCGAAGTGGAGTTCTACAACCGGGACGGCAAGCGTGAAGCCCCCAACGATTACATGATCACCCAGGTCGTCAAGGCCGACGAGGGCGGCGTGTTCACCTACGGCGTGCCCTTTGCCGGCTGGTGGGGCTTCGCCGCCCTGAACACGGCTGACGCGAAGATGGACCACGACGGCTCGCCCAAGGACGTGGAACTCGGAGCCGTGCTGTGGACGGAATTTCTTGAACCCATGCGCAAGTAG